The sequence aaacaaaaagaaaaaagagaagaagaaaaggaattgGAAAAGGTTTAGTATAGTTTTGAAATTGGGCTGACTTATACACCAAACCTGCcccaaatccaggcccaaattTAGCCTACCCGGTGCAACCCTTCCTATTAaacaaaacgaccccgtttctatTCCCTTTATCACAACCGTTGGATCATTGTGATCCAACGGCTCGGAACTGGGTGTTTACTTAGCATATAACTGTCCTAAACGGTCTCCCCCCTCCCATTTCGAACCTCCTTCATTCTCCTCATCCAAACCCTAGAGAACCCTAGCCGCTACAAATTCCCAAACCCTCACCGGCCGGCGGCATGACCAAATCAACCCCAAAATTACATCATGCAATCCTCATccccccttcttcccaaatccaTCGTTAGTTTTCGTTAAGTCCTAGCCGAAATCATGTAATTTCAGATTTGAAACCCCAAAAAAGGGAAAACCCTAATTTCCTTGTTCTTCTCTGATTCTCGCACTTTCCCAACTCGTCTTGACCTAAATCTAACGTTAATAGATTGTTATCAACAAGAGCAATCGATTGATGGTATTTTAAGTCATTCGAAGGATATCGGATTTGGACAAAGTTTGCCAGAGTCCAGCCAAAATCCGTCAGTTCCCTTCAACTTCTTTATCTTTGTTCTTCTGAGTTAAACAAGACAAAATCTCATCTTTTTCGCCCTTTTTTAAGTAACAATTGGATTCACCACTGTTATTTCCATATTCCATTTGTTAGTTGTGTTTTCTTCAATGGTTCTATTTGCGTGATAAAGTAatttttagttctttttttaGCATAGTTAGGATTAATTATAATCTGGTTTAGGTTAGTCTAATTGAATTTAGTTGTTAGTTGACTGGTTCTGCTAGTTTAATTTGCacaattttattttgattttgagTTTTGGGTTTGCCAAGGGGGCTTGATCAACCGAGGCCCAGGTTGCATtggatttgggcctgattttagCCATCTAACCCTGATTTGGGTTTGTCTCAGGCCATTTGGCCATGACAATTAGCCTGCTTGTGTGTTTGCTTTAATTTGTAAATCAGTAGACATTTTTAGGGTTCAATTGGACAAAAGGAAGACTTCAGGGGTTTATTTGAATGGTGGGTAAATATAATAGGATAAAAACCCAGCTAGAAGGTTCTAGAATAGAGGGTAGCTGGCCTCATTTGGTTAAGCTTAAATGCTGAAACCAATGAGTAAAAGTCAGCTATCCAAGTTTGTTAAAAGATGCTTGTGGCTGAAGAAAATAATTCTCTCATCCTTTTTCAGCACATGGCAGTCTTTAGGGCTATATATAGAACCCTTTTTCCACTCCCAAAAACAGATGAAAAACCCTAGAAAAAATACAAAGTTTCTGCATTATATCCACTGAAATTTGGGTCGAACTGTTCTATGATTTTCCTTTGGtgaagaacttagaaatttgcGTGGAATTTATGGGTTACTAAGCTGAAATATGGCTGGTTTTTGAAGTTTTGGTTTCGATTATTACTGATGCTCCTTGTTGCTTAGCTTGATGTCGTTCATTCATCTTAACTGAGTTCAAGACTTTCTTTCTTTGTTGTTGTATCCACGTACCATCATAGgccctaaaaatgcaaaataatgaaGAATAAACTATTTGATGTGAAGTTGGAAACTCTGGGATATTATGGTTTAATGTcctatttgtttctttatttgaCATGTAGTTTCTTTCCATCTGTTTAAATCTATTTAGAACTGATGCTCTATATCATTCAGTCACAATGTTTAGGTTAAAAAATAGAATTGGTTTGGTGTTTCATGCGTGGTGAAATAATTTCGTTGTGCTGGAGATCTGTAATATCTAAGGACTGTCTACTTGAGATTATGTGTTAGCTGTATGAACGAATACTTTCGATTGAGTCATGTTAAGTGTTAATATTATTTAAAGCTAGGTTAGTATATGATGAGTACGTATTAGTATTTAATAGGTGCTGAATCATTTTATGCTTTGGTTAAGATTGGTTTGCATATGTAAATTGGCCATGTTGTTACTATTGATACCAAGCCATTAAAGGTTGGCTCATAATCTAAACATCCATGTACCTCTAATGGTGAAACtgatgtattattttattataagtGAGTTAGGAAAGAGCTAAGCCTAAAAGGGCCTTAATGGTGAAGGTTCTCTTATGTTAAAGGCTATTGGGCCAACCTTGCCCATATCAGGTGTCCGCTGGGAATTTTATTCGAAATGTGTTCTATTGTGGTCTTTGGGGACTCAATCTTGATCCATGTTAGGCTCATTAGCTTCAACTTTTTTAAAGTTTCTATATGCTGAACAATGAAAACGCTTTTTCTTTACTGAAAATTCATTTGGAAAGGGGTAGGCTCAACGCTGGCCCAATCAAACCAGCCAAATCAGTTAGGCCGATCTTCCATTTCTTCCGTTTGGTTTGTTCAAGCCCAATCCCCATTAGCCCATTTATTCCTGCCGATTCTGCAATAACTTGGGCTTGTTTATGAGCccagtttttcccttttaataATTTGTTGAGTCTAAGCACAAACCGAAATTGGCCCTAATTAATTAAAGGTCCAACATCCCCACTTTCTTACTAATAGTCATTTACTAAGTTCAAGTCATTTACAAATAAGGATATCCTTTAGGCGTAATTAAATAGATTGAGATGTGCCATTTTAACTAAATCACCTATGACCCTCAcaaatatattgattatatattaGAATGAATATTCGTAGAAAGGCCTTTACGCGCGTTTAAAATACCATCGTAATTGTGTatgcgttcgcgtaacataattacgattctaaatATCAATTCGGgatatgtgttcgcgcaacttcgatcaaacTTTCTTAATATAAAAGTGTTGCTACTAGGCCGCTAATTTAACTTAGTTCATATCGTTCGAGGTGCGTTATCCACAATTTAATCATTCATAGCCCTCGTTTTAATATTATGACTTAGATGCAAAAATAACGAATGCTCGCAGTTGCTCTAGGCCCGTTTAATATATCAttgtgattgtggacacgttcgcgtgacatgattacgatttctaaaaacaaaaccaGAGTATGCATTCGCGTAACCtcggccaaactttcttaatagtaataaagcgttattaattgtggacacgttcgcgtgacatgatttctGACGCACCAAAcaaaatgggtacacgtacgcgtgacctgtTTTCAAGATAActtcttaattaaaaaaaagggcaaatgcacataggttctaaaataagtaattagacaatttgattaagccaagtatgatcaaagcgaccgtgctaaaaccacggaacccgggaatgcctaacaccttctcccgggttaacaaaattccttacccggatttctgtgttcgcagaccgtaaataagagtcaacttcctcgatttgggattctaaactgatgacttgggacactataaattatcccaagtggcgactctgatttttaaataaaatatataatccagtttcgattgtcactttagttggaaaaactcccttatacctttTGCGGGgtgtgaaaaggaggtgtgacatcctCCTCCCCCCTTTTTCCTACGGGACTCTATTTTctttaagaatttaattattcttttcaaaatctaCACAAatccaaaggaactaatgtgttaCTTTACGTTTTTATCCAAGAACAAGGTTGAAATTTGAGCTTgacaactaaaaagaaaatactttttttgttgaaaaagaaagtattatttctacaacatgaaaagaatttACTCAttgttgaatgaaagaaaatattttttctacatcatgaaaagaaaataattatttcgttgtaatgaaaaaaaaatattttttctacatcataaaaaagtactctttttattaaaatgaaagaaaatatttttttctacatcacaaaaagaaagtactcgttttgttggaaaaaaatactttttctatttcaggaaaaaaaatgtaatttgttgaaaaggaagaaaatactttttctacatcatgaaaagaaaatatacgctttgttgaaatgaaagaaaataccttttctatgtcatgaaaagaaagtactcgttttattgaaaaaaaaatactttttctatctcaggaaaagaaaatactttatttgttgaaatgaaaggaaacacttttctacatcataaaaagaaaatactcattttgttgaaataaaaaaaaatactttttctacatcatgaaaaaaatgtatttgttttgttgaaatgagaaaaaaaaatactttttctacattattaaaataatatactcattttgttgaaataaaaaaaaagtattctatttacaacatgaaaagaaagtatttttatttagggtgggTGGTGGGCGAGGTTAGGGTGGGTGGAGAGTAAGAGTTGGGTGGTAGGGGTGGTTTGAGGGTGGGATGGATGGGTGGGCAGGGATGGGTTGGTGGGGACGGAGAATAAGTGAAGAAGGTTGaaaaaaagttttgaaaaatatttttccttcttttgataGGGAAATATTTCTTCTAATTGAAGAAAAATGAGTTCATGGGGATAAcatagaaaaattgaaaaatagtaATAAACACTCCCTAAAGAGTATTGTGTAAAATTGTACATTTATCCCAAAAACATTAACTAATTGGTAGACTTCAATCAATTTGAATGTGTCAATGAGACGTAGTTTAAGTGATAAAAATTGATGAACCTAATTACATATGGATATAGACgtaggcggatccaggatttaaagtttatgggttcctaATGCAACCTCAAGTAAATATATAGTAAATAATTGAGTTCACACCCAATATTTATAGATTTTAGTgaatatttttaatacatatatatggtATGTACAGAAGCTACTGGATTCCCAAAAATCTACACTTACTAATAGTCTGTTGGCCAAGCTGAaaaaatctgcttattttgagaagtatttttccaAAAGTACTTTTCGAAAATGTACTTTTGGAAAGATATTCTATTTGTATCACTGTAAGTAATGTTGCTTAGATAACTAAGTTTTGAACTAGCACCAAATATGTTACTTAAAAATAATTACTATAAGGAACCGTTTGGTTGCAAGTCAAAGGTACACTCTGGGATGGTTAGACTTGTTCAAACCCCACTTTTAAATATTTAGCATTACACCAACAAAAGTTATAGTAGAGCGATGAGCACTCTTATAATCTTAATTGGaggtttcgagttcgagcaataacAGAGCCACTTTATAGCAAGGGGTGTCAATTGACTCCTTTTTGCTAAAAAAATGCATTGTATTGGTCGGTAATTTTTCTTAATATTCGTTTGATAGGAGGTATTAggaaaaataatgcaagcattagctttGTGCATTACTAATACTTTGTCTGGTATATTTTTTCAAcatgtgtataactaatacttgcattagttatacattatacttggtattatcctatgtataagtaatgcatagaaaaacatgacattagtaataccaaggctattaatgcatgcattagtatggttaaagataaaattatccgTAAAGCCCCTTAAAGCTAGATAATATGGAGGACATCTTTGTAAATAACTagttcttaaaaattatgcaatgcattataatttttaatacaccacaccaaataatagataagaaataatatctgcataactaatgcttgcactACTAACTCATGCATTACTAATCtctgcattactaatacaccttattccgtACTATTATTTTACACCCTACCAAACAACCCCatattgtatagggtaaaatatgtcaTGCCAGGTGGTCATTTAAAGGAATGACATGTGGAACCGAAGACAATTATCCCATTTAATACCGGAAGGAATGACATTCATAAAGAGacaataaatattctccgtctgGTGGCATTAATGAGTATTCCACTGCATTAAGTACACTGTCCTTACAAGAAATTTGGCATTTATGCTCACCGTTATATCTTCATCAAtgtccctcataattgacattaaagaatgGCACAATCCTAGGACCTCGTTCGCTAGCTATAAATAGCGAGCTCTGTTATCATTGTGAGAGACGAATTTTCTGGTAAACTGATACTACAATCTGTTCAAATTAAAGCTCtatacaattttatcttcttgttttTTGTTCTTATTACTGTTGCTCCCGGAGGCTTCGCTACGGAatttttatttctgttatttcatCTTCATATCAAGGCTAAGTGTTACATATATCTTCAATTATCTTATTATTCCAGGATCGAGTTAATTcatttgtctagaaaccacgtataattTCAATTGTACTATTTTACAGGTAAATACATGCATTATTTGTTGACTCTCCATGATTTTTTTCGTATGTCTACTTTTATATTTTGACATCCCTTATCGAAAATCGTGGCTCCGGAGTTTGAGTCCTAAGTAATCCCTCCGTCTCATAATATGTGTCGTGATTCTCTTGTGCACACCCCTTAAGAAAGAATAGTTTTTGACTACTTTACCCTTATTAAATAATTTCTCAatttatgtgtcatctctatCAATGACATTATCCATATTTTTTACTAAATGTGAATGCAATTGATTATTAatgataaaaaagtaaaaatataatcattttgtcttgaacttctaaaatgacaaataatttgagacaactatttttagtaaccaTGGATGGTAATATGAGATAGAGGGAGTAACGGTTAAGGTGGGAAGAAAAATTAATATTGCAACAAAACGAATCTCAATTTCAGTTGACATCAATACTAAAACCCAAAACAAtattgggagaaattcaaaaatagtcagatttataagtggtcattcaaaaatagccacagtttcaaaagtaatcaaaatttagccacttttcatgtaaagataaatctgaacgaaaacactgttcaaaatccggaaaaatactccagcataatatactggagtttccagtatattatattggaactccagtctaatatactggagttccagtataatatactggtccagcataatatgctggaagttcatacacgggtgcaccgaactccagtatattatgctggaccggtttctgttgcagcaaaatagtgactatttttcaatgacttgacaAACGCTGATTATTTTTAAATGACTAGTCCGAAAACTGtctagaccgtgctattttaacaaCAATATTTATTGCTACAAAATTCAAAGGCTGCGGGCAAAAGTGGAACAACGTTGGAGGCAACTTGGTCAATCAAGATACTACGAACTAGTTGTCTAAGTACTATATTTACCAaacttttttttggtaattatatTTACCAAACTTTGTATTGAGTTGTTGAATCTAATTTGGAAGCTGTCAAATGCCGCCCAAGTATGCTAGTATACATTATCAATTTCATTTGAATATTCCTGATCAGTTAGTTTTACTTTTATTTCTAGTTAACTCCTCAATCTTTTGAGATGAGGAAACCATACCCTTtcatcttttaaataaaaaactcGAGAAAATTTTAAAGTTTAGAAATGTTTTATAAGTAAGTCCACATCATTTATAAACAATTTAGCATTTCATTGTGTTACCTTTTATTTGCCAAAATGAGTTTGAAACTACTTATTACATTGCAAGATTGATTATTAGATTCTATTGCTTTGTTATGATTAAAAAGTACAATAGTTTTTCATattcttttaaaatcaaaattgaaTTCACATCTAcgaattttatcaactttttATGCGAAATCTTTAATACCAAATCACATACCACGTTTGAATTGAGTTCATTTAGGCAATTTGTGAACTAATGGATCATTTCTAGAGAAGTTTTAGAGATTTTCACCTAATTCAGATGCCAAAAGAAATCGAATTTATCCAATCTTTGAATATCTTTCAAAAAAATAGACAGGCAAGAAATATGAACCATAACTGAATAAGGAGAGTGagaattttcataaatttctaaTAGTATAATAATCCATAATTTAATATGAGTGAACTTCAGAGACCATCATATAATCTATTATGACGTATCTTTGATCCAGTTAGATGCAGAGGGATATTGAATATTTGAGTAGAAGAGCCTTACCGATTGTTTTGTGCTAGTCTCAAAGGTGGATCACTAGAATATTAACAATTTAACATAGAGATATTAATGAGGCGAAaggtttttttattttgttattaatATTTGCTCTACTATTTTGCTCAAGAGTTGTAAGgagtaaaataaattaaaaagataCATTATTATCGGGCAATACTATATTTAATGTTCCACTTTTCAAAGAGTAGTTTGGTGCACAAAGTATCTCGCGTTCATATAAGATTTTGAAAAAGATCGCACCCTAGAGGGCTGTAATCTAGGCAGACTAccctaataataattaaaattaaaatgataataaaaagaaAGATATTTCCATTTTGACTTgctattttatataaaaaaaaaaaaattgagatatTCGGTTATTTTAAGTATATCATCAACTGGCTATACTTAATGATGGTGTCAAGTTAAATTACAATGCTTAGAactataattaattaaaaaaatcttGTTATTACTGTGGTAAAATAATTATTGAcaacatttatgtattcttaatCTTACTAAAAAATAGGAGTATCATACCTTCCTACTCAAATGGTGTTCTTAATTCTTTGGAAATGTAAGAAATGCTTGGAGAAAGGGTTAGTAATGCAAAATCTAAAACCCAAAGGATCTGATGGTAATTAACCCATTTCTGGGATGCGTCGGCTTGTAAGTGAATTTTACTGGATGCCCAAAAGGGAACTGACGAAGTAAGAAGTTTCGCTTTCCAAATCATTAGTTAAATAATCTTACATTTTAAACTTTCCAATTtgattcttcttcattttctatcTTTCTTTCGACATCAATCAATTTATATATAGCACCAACGAAACAAAAAAGTTTCTCACTCTTTCAGCTGACGCCTTGGTTTTGATTCATTCATCTTCTTTTCACTCTATTCTTCATTTTCCAAATATTCATTTCTTGAAACTTTTTCCCATAAAATCTGCTCCTTTTCTGAAATCAATCACTTTGTTGCAATCTTTTTAGTGAATTGCTATTTGGGTTTTTTCTAGATTTTGAAAAAAGGGGGTGAATCAAAaagtttattattgatattttcttGGATTTGGGTCTGGTTGTGAGAAGTTTGTAGTGGGTCTTGGCCAAAATTGAGTCTTTTAATAATCTAAGCATTTGATTTGTTGGATTTTCTTGGAATTTTTGACCTCATGATTGTTCTTTGAAGTGGGGATTATATTTGATCGTTGTGAGAGATTGATTTAGAGAGATGGCTGCAAAAGAGTTAATTGAGATCAAATTCAGGCTTGCTGATGGCAGTGATATTGGACCCAACAAGTATATGCCTAACACCAGAGTTGATACTCTTAAAGAAAAGATTATTGCACAGTGGCCCAAAGGTTGTAAATTTTCTTTAACTTTACTCATTATGTGAATTCAAAGCAGCttgattcaattgaagaataaatagtactttttaaaaaattaaatccaGCTCCTTTTCTTTGGGTGCATAATTTGTTTGCTTGTTGGATATTTTGTTGTTTGAGTTAGCAATTTGAAATTTAGTGCTTCCATTTCAGAGTGAACATATTTTGTTCTATTGACAATAAGCAGTTTCTTGTCCTTATATTTTCTTGCTTTTATTCTATCTTGGACCAAGGGGGAAAGTTAGTGGTATGAATTACTTTGTGATTTTTTGAAATAGTCGGAGTTGATTGTTATATTGACTGGAGTTTTTGTCTCATGAAACTGTCCGTTTAAGGAAAGTTAAACCTTGTATTTTGGATCATAAGTGAAAGATTCTAAACAAGGGATATATGGAGTGGGACCATGGATTTTCTTTCGATTTACCATTTCTTTTGCTAAGAGAATGAATATACCTGATCACTCTTTATGTTCCGTCTTTTCATCCTTTGTGCCACCACGATCTTCTTATTGAATTTAGCTTGGAAAGTCAATGTTTCATGGACAAATAATACGCCATTACAGACCTGCTGCATATCCATTAAGGAAAAAGTAACGCACGTATGAGACCTCTATCCTTATATTGATCTTGAATATTTATAGCAGAGGCAATTGTCCCACGGTTGTTATATTGATCATCAGTTTATTCTGTTTTTGGTAATCTTACATACTTCTACCCCTTAGTTGCGTATTCTTGACTATTATTGGTTGAGTACATCTCCTGATTGTTTTGAGATATCCCTTCATTCCATGTGCCATTTTTATGTGAATATTCGTAACCTGTTTAATTCAGTTATAATTAATTCTGCAAGATTCTGGTGTCTGCCTTAATGTTTTGATATTTGTCACATCTGTTacacaagaatgtgaagtttaatcAGTGGCAACTATAGTTGAATTATTGAAAGGAAATCTCTTTTAATTCACAACATTGATAAATAAGTTTACAATACATTAGGATTCTTACTTGTGGACTTCACCACCTCTTTTGCAAGAGTAGTTAGCTTCATTTTAGCAAATCTAACCTTCCGCTCATCAGACAAGTCATACCAGTCAAAATATTCCTCCATAGCTGATAGCCAATCAGCAAATATAGTTGGATTGAGCTTTCCATCAAAATCTGGTAAGTCCATTTTGACCTTCTTTCTGATGTTCCCCGTAGTACCTTGATTTTCATTGAGGGGTCTGTTTAGTAAAGGTCGACTCGATGGTGGTTGAGGCATCTGCAGAGGCCTTTTTGCCACAAATCTTTTTTCAGTTGGATTAGTTGGTGGGTCAAAATGTTGAGCATCTTCTCCGGCCTCTGGTCTTTCATGTGAAACAATTTGGACAGATTCCTTTTTTCCGTTCACTAATAAATCAGTTGGCGGCTTCGAGTTCTGCAACTCAAGCGCTCTCACATTATTTGACATGATGCcgacccctcaaataccaaacaaAGAGAGTAGGTTCTTTTGGCCTGGATATGAACTGACAACGAGAGGGATGATAATATGGACAACAGTATACGCAGGGAA is a genomic window of Nicotiana tabacum cultivar K326 chromosome 16, ASM71507v2, whole genome shotgun sequence containing:
- the LOC107778725 gene encoding uncharacterized protein LOC107778725 isoform X2, which produces MSNNVRALELQNSKPPTDLLVNGKKESVQIVSHERPEAGEDAQHFDPPTNPTEKRFVAKRPLQMPQPPSSRPLLNRPLNENQGTTGNIRKKVKMDLPDFDGKLNPTIFADWLSAMEEYFDWYDLSDERKVRFAKMKLTTLAKEVVKSTTGL
- the LOC107778725 gene encoding uncharacterized protein LOC107778725 isoform X1, whose product is MSNNVRALELQNSKPPTDLLVNGKKESVQIVSHERPEAGEDAQHFDPPTNPTEKRFVAKRPLQMPQPPSSRPLLNRPLNENQGTTGNIRKKVKMDLPDFDGKLNPTIFADWLSAMEEYFDWYDLSDERKVRFAKMKLTTLAKEVVKSTNVTNIKTLRQTPESCRINYN